The Apium graveolens cultivar Ventura chromosome 3, ASM990537v1, whole genome shotgun sequence sequence AGGGAAGCAGGTGCAAGTGCAAAAATTTTCAAGAAGCTAAGCTGTGAGTCTTGTGGTGTATATAGTGCTGTTGTAATCTAGTTATCGTTAAGTATATAAGTTTTTTTTCTAGTAACATTGGATTACAACCTTTTTTTTGCCTTAGTTTTTTCTTGCCTCTCCAAGAGAGTTAACAGTAAGTCCAGTATTGTAATGATAATTGATACATGTACAAGTTTCAAAGTCTTTTCTTAGCTTCACTTGCACAGTTGCCCTGGTTTCCCATGTGAGCTAATATATCTTGATTCTAGATTGTTGGTAAAAGGTATTTGATTCGGACAATAATATATAAAAAAGTTACCTGATGGTTTATATTTGTTCACCTCTTTGTAGACGTTGCCCACAAGGTGTGGAGAAAAGTTGCAGTGGCCACCGACATTTTCCTTGCGTTGTCTGTGATATAGGAGATACAGTACTATACAAGCAATTTAAGCTAACGGTTTTTATAGCGTGCCTTTGGTCACATGATCTTATGGATTTAGTTTATTGCGAAGACACGTACAAAAGACGGAATTTTATGGGtttagtttatttttaattaGTGGAGTTTTTGTATATGCAGGggtttattattaataaatatgaaccaatcaaaataaataaaaattatgaaattttgcgCTGTTCATTGGCACActaaaaaattcatttttctcAAAGTTATTTTGAAGAGAAATTATATACCTTGTTTTACAATATCCAAGAGATATATTAGATATGATATTCATTTgaatataaattttttatattgtATCTTTAATTTACATATACAACGGAGAACAAATCAGTAGAAAATGAAAGTTGGAATCTCCCTGACTTGTGGTCAAAGTCTGAACTACATAGGAGCACACATGCTGCTGCCTCTTTCTTTcttaatatatttaatatataaatgACAGTAGTACTGTATATAGAACTGGTTTGACATATCGAACTGTACAGGACACTTGTATTTGTTAGCTTCTGTTAATCTTTTTCCATTGATCTCGAATAATTGTTGCAACATAAAATTTAACGAAGAATAGAAACAAAAATGCGAAACTTTCCGTATTGACAATTCACATAAAATGACTAAATTTGGCCGCTGATGAAAACGGGATAAGACCTGTTACATCAAAATAAGATAAATTATTATGAAATGTGTTATTCATGCATTAAACTAAACATTGgtatttttaatatatatgacaTTGGCATTGGTTTAGATCAGATCCATAACAATTTCTTCATACTTCACTGTCTTCAgaatctctctctctcccttcAATTGCCATTGGCCGGAGTGAAGCAAGGGAAGCATTTGCAAGATTCATCTGATGCATTGGAAGCTTCTATCTTTTCAAAGATTGGTGGTCTGAGTGATTTTTTTCGATTGCAGGTTAGTAAACCAGTGTTCCTCCTCCATACTTGATATTGGAAGTAGATACATATACTGCATTGCTAGTCTATCAAACTATATACTACTGATTCACCATTTACTCCTAGTTTTAATATCTTATTGTCTGAATCCACTTGATCACAATGCCTCAACAAGTAAACATTCTCGTCTACCATTTATAACTTCACTTGGGAAAATTTTCATAACACTTTTTAGGGTGTCTAGCATTTTTCCATTcttaaattatatttttgtttGATAAATTGGGTATGCATTTTATTAGTAGCAGAGTTGATTAGTATCCATAACCGTATAATTGAACTTACATTTAGCTATAAGTTAATCAGTGTTGTATACGCTCTATTAGACCAGTTTAGTCCAACataatataatatttttcaaTGTACCAAATTTTGATTAGTTTTTCGTAGAATCCCGCCTAATTTCTATATTTTGAATCTTTTTTACCTCGTTTTTAATTTATCAAAAATATGTAAAAGGTTGCAAATGAgagataaaagaaaagaaaaaaaattacataAACGTGCTCACGAGTTTTTCAGGAGAGAATGTAAATAACGTAAATAATATGAAGAGAAAATTCTATCCGATTTATTTTCAAAACTTTGTTCCCATATTTGGGATGATTAGGAGTGATTGTcttataaaataatttatcttttctTATGCTCTCTTCTCTTTTTATCGCTTAACTTCTCAAATTTCTCTTTTTCTTGTATATCTTCTCTTTTTCCATCTTATTTTTTCAATACACTCTATATAGGTTAATATTTATATTACATTATTAAATGGATGTTAAGACAACACGTATAATATTGAAGGACTCATTTATCTAAAATAACTTAAATTTTAATTAACAACATCCATTTACTTCATTGTTGAACTTACTCTTACTAAATAGTACAGACCAGTGTTTTTCTGTAGCAAATAAGTGTCACAAGGTGAAGACGAATCATCTTATTTTTATATTTGGTGTTTGTATATGTGCAGTTGTAGTTGTGTTTTATCGCAAAAAGATTTTTCTTTTACTTGGGAGGGTGTTGCCGGTGGATCACATCACAAGTGGAGCTTGTTCAGGTAAAAAAATCGGCTTTACTAAAGTTTAAATTAGTAGAATTAACATTTAAATCTAAGTGTGAACTTTCAATAAATTAGTCCGAATTCAAATCAAGTTCTGAGTAAGAAACATAATACTACTGCAGTACTACTAGTGTTGTATTGTATTCAAATGATATAGCAGTAGTTATATTTACTTGGCGAGGGAGGACGACATGAGGTAATTAACACTCTGTAAATTTGAAAAATATGGATTAAACTATCCCTTGCATTTTGGAATCTCCAGGTCCAGGCACACCCCTGCCTTGGGACTTGTTTTTTTTATGCCACTCCTAATTACTTTAAAAACTCGTCACATTTAAATCATACTATCCTAACCATTTTTTtatactttttattttaaaatgtctcgtccaattttttatatttcaaaatttactAAAAATGATAAATGTGTCCCATCATTTTCCCATTTTTTTTCCTTTTCACATTACTTTTACTCCACTATCtcatttatatatattaaaaatcaatAGGTCTAACTACTTCACTCACtttttttttctccttttttaCTACTTTATATATATTTCTTAACCCCCAAAttaaatgtaaacaattgaacGGAAAGTACTTTTACCTGATTTACTTTATCCCAAATCATTCTAAATCGCACTATATGCGTACAGACTGAACTAAAAAGATTAATCACAGATGGGTATGCCCAACACAGACTGAACTAAAAAGATTAATCACAGATGGGTATGCCCAACACACCGGTACCACTAAATTTCATATTCGCTCATTATAATTAGTGGATTTTTTTACGCATATAGAATTCATAATTGATAATGAAAATGAATCAATCAAATTTTAACACCTGCTTTATTAATGTATGGTATTGAGTATATAATAGAAAATCATAATCTACTTTGATACTTCAATTGAACTTGAAATTTTAGTAGAATTTTACTTAAATTCTTAACATCTAGGACTAACCCTAATTCATGTTATCTATGTTCCGATTTATTTGTCATGTTTAAGTTTTTATGGTTAAATTGACTCAATTTTGACAATAAATTAAATATCAAtctttcattattttgaaaaactgaaaaatGCGTATTAAAGTAGATTACATGTATTCTTTAAtgatataattttatattttttcccGATTATGTACTATATACAATTTTCAGTCAAAATTGGGTCAATTTGACCACAAAAAATCAAATAGGatagataaattgggacggagagagtaatttattttaatttcaattaTTTCAAAATATTCGGTGTCTACTTATAAATATgtaaataatttttggaattctCGTTCATACACTTCTTTTTGAAAATAATTAGATTCGTTTCACGTGCATCTCAGAAAGCATGGTGACCAAAAGTTGTTCCTTTAAAAATTAGAAAGAAATATATTTGTTTGGATAAAATTAATTACGAGTAACAACTAACATGTAAATGAATAAAGACACTTAAATTATAAATCAGTAATAAAGTaatctttaattttattttttgtcTGAACACTCCAAATCAGCTTCCTAGTATATGTACCGATATAAATGTGAGGTGTTTGTATCTATATATTCACACAAAGTCACATTCATATACTAGAATAATCGATCATTTGCAGGGTCCAATACTAATCACAAACCCCATTTCAAATGGAGGAAAATCCAAGTAAAAATCCTTGGAAAAACGAGGCAAGAAAACCCAATGGGGACCCACGCGCTGGAGAAGATTGCGGTGGAGATGGGCAACCAAAATGCTCCGGGAAGTCATGCACGGCAGGAGTGATAGCAGACTGTGTAGCATTATGTTGCTGTCCCTGCGCACTAGTCAACCTGTTGACACTTGCGTTTGTCAAAGTGCCGTACATGATCGGGAAAAAGTGTttgataaaaagaaaaagaaaaaataagaaGAAAGTCAACGGGGTGGAGAGTCAAAGGAGTGAGGAAGTAGAATGGGTGAAAAATGAGAGTAATTGGGGCGGGAGGTTAGAAGAAGAGAAGATATGGTTAGAGTTGTATCAAATTGGTCATTTGGGTTTCGGTAGGCTTTCGTTTACTGAACTTCAATCTTTAGGTAAGGACAATTAGTAGTATTGTTTATTTACATACATACCCTTTTGTATAATAATTTGTTGATTATTGTGAATTATGATGATGTTTTACCAACATTTGCCTTCTATGTTGTTCATTCCAGAGTAGCTTTTTGAAATGTGGACAACACGGTAAATTAGCTTATAACTTTTGTTGCTAACCCTTATCGTTTTAAGAACATAATTTCGATAAGGACTTGATCACAAATTcgaaaaatataataattaatgCTAATATTATGAATTTATTAAAATTGATTGTTTACaaataaattaagaattaatcGGTCCACTTTTAATTTCTAACATGTccgccatatatatatatagattaaaATTTTTTAATTCTATCCCGGTTAAAGTCACTATGGACTATGGAGTACTAATATTTAGTATCACGCTTAACAAAAAGAATTGAAAGATGATGAATGACGACGAATTCCGATCCATGAGGTCCTAATGTTTGACGCCTTTGCCCCAAAATTTAGGTGCTGCTAGTTATATGATTTTTTTAGTACGTGCATGATAATTATAAAGATCTATAATTTTAGTCCAATTCatttattatatataatattagattAAAATCCGTGCGATGCATTAATTTTTTATAatcttatattttttttaaaattataatataattttaatttctaaatttatttatttaatatttttaaatgacataatttaataataaattatattaatcAATGTTCATGACATTTGTTCATGACATTTTTAAGAAGAGATATCTGAAAAATATATTGTTACTcatttagttatatatttttattaatatttctacgtgtgataataatttttttaattaaaagtTAAGCTAGTTTATATATATAGTTTACGAATTATGTCTATTCTGATTTAATCCGAGATTCATTACCTTaaccaaatccaactaattaGTTTAGTTTTATTATAATTGTTCTAACCCGAATCAATAGGATCAATTGTATAATGAtagtataattattttattttaactcaGTTCAATAGTATATTTTATTAGCCAAATCAATagtattttttttgttttaactCGAAACTCATTATACCaaccaaattcaactaattatatgtagtatttttaattttttattttagctcggataaaaaatttaattttgttttaactCAGATGAAAAGTGTAAATTATTTTagaataaataatatttaaattggTTAATATATTAAAGaacattttaaaatttaattgaataaaaattaaattagtaGAATAAGTTGATTTCAATATCAAATTGAATAATATAGACCTCATattgaattagaatttaaattggtatATGAGATTGACTTTAATAtcgattagaataatatagagttcaatattaattataattttaattgataGAGAAATTTGACctcaatataaattaaaatttaaattgacAGGAGAGGTCGACTTTAATATTTATTAGAATAATACAAAGTAATTAGAATTTGAATGTGTACATGAATTTCACTTTAATATCATTTAGAATTCGAATGACGGACGGTCCAAActttacatttatttaatttttaaatttatgcaaattgaattttttaaaaataatattattatttgaattaaACATAGTATTTTTTTAAATTAGTTAAAAAGAATAATTGATTGATTATTagtaattataataattatacaaACTTCAATTCACAAAATAACTTAGCGGACCTCAATATAGAGAAGCCGGTAAACAAAGTTTTGAGCTGAAGACATTAGCACAAAGGGTGTAATTTAGATAAGGAGTATGCAGTTTATCCAAATAAAAAACTTGATAGAACTTTATGTTAGTGGTCATACAATTGAAATTATAGATTATATTAGAGATGAGTAATTGactttaataaaataatattaatataatcTATAAGTAAGAGTAATTACGTAAAATTAGTCTGTATTATAAAATAAATACCGAccaccaaatttttaatatttggtTATATGAAACATTAACGTAGTTTCATATAAGAACCAAAAAGTAGGTACttgtaatattaatataattatagAAACCTGCTCGGTTACATGAGAGCCAGAATATTCGGATACAAATGCTAAAATGGGAGTACAACTCAATTAAGTGGTTTAATAAAATTTGATCAACGACATTGGCTCTAAATATTTAGATTTTTCTTTGTATTGTATACAAATCCCATCAAATAAGGCTTTATATTCTTTACAAAAATTACTCGTATATTTAGTAACTTATAGTATCTAATATCACATAATTTTAAGAATTGATATGCAACATGCATTAAGtctatttttttattatatattagaATTAGAATATGATAGATAAAGGCAAATAGTTAAATTCAACGTATACCAAAAAACATGTACCGTATcaaaacttttaatatttcgtataAATCCCGTCAAATAAGTCTTTATATTCTTTAAGAAAATTACTCGTATATTTAGTAACTCATATATTTAGTAACTGAGAGTACCTAATATCACGTAATTTCTAGAATTTCTAGAATTGATATGAagtctattatttttattatatattagaATTAGAATATGATAAATAAGGGTAATTAGATAAATTAATTTGTACCAAAAAATAGACAATGTAGCAAAACTTTTAATATTTTGTGTTTTATGTAATAGTAATATATATGATAGATAAGGGTAGCTAGGTAAATTTAACGTGTACCAAAAAATAGGTATCGTGCCAAAATTTTTAATATTCTGtattttatataatagtaatagatTAGCTCGAGGTTGTTTTAAATATATGTacttatattttttaattttaatattatattatttaaatttgttaaattttattaattattatattttaatattttaatgaGAATTATCTTTAATTCCATCTTAACCTTATTTTAGCCTTCAACTATAcacattattttgttttagtctcAACACATTATATCGACATAATTAAGTAATtatattcaaattttaatataatttattcaAGCTcggatatattatatatatttttagcCCTAATAaaaatacacacacatatatatatatatatttagttgGTCTAATTATTTTTTGGTTTCAAAATTTTATCTTGGATTTactatataaatttattttagcTCGGAtgatattatatattattttgtattTATCCGACCTTATAGTACAAATAAACCAATAATGTCCAGCTTcgttttaaaaaaataatattgtctttagtttcgttttttttaaataatatatatattttagacATAAAAGATTAGTTTTCATTATATAACACGTTCATATCAatcaaatttaaataattatatttagtgtgtttttaattatattttagttagGGTTGAAGTTTTAGCCTAGATGgataatatatattatttgttttaACACGATGTCACTATATCAACCAATGAATTAGTTGTATTTAATTTTAGCCTGAGAGAGTACGAATTAGTTATATTTAGTTGTAGCCCggataaatattatatattattttaaattacacCAACAATATTTTTTATTGTGTTTTAGGCCGATATAACAAATCAACTAACAATCTTTagcttttttatttttatttttaatccgGATCAGTAGTATAAAGTTGTTTAAACCCGTATAAATAGtgtaaattattttattttatcccgGGCTGTCATATCTACCAAccaattatttaaatttaatctTGTTTTAGATCCGttcaataatataattattttggCTCGGGTGATTAGTATATTTTTTTCTAGCAAAAAAcattatacatatataattacTT is a genomic window containing:
- the LOC141710661 gene encoding uncharacterized protein LOC141710661, encoding MEENPSKNPWKNEARKPNGDPRAGEDCGGDGQPKCSGKSCTAGVIADCVALCCCPCALVNLLTLAFVKVPYMIGKKCLIKRKRKNKKKVNGVESQRSEEVEWVKNESNWGGRLEEEKIWLELYQIGHLGFGRLSFTELQSLGKDN